From the genome of Miscanthus floridulus cultivar M001 chromosome 10, ASM1932011v1, whole genome shotgun sequence, one region includes:
- the LOC136487544 gene encoding pentatricopeptide repeat-containing protein At4g14820-like has protein sequence MDPHVHHHHLRQLQAVLLRRGHPIPTPPATHSDPDRAYLATIRAAASIPRLVLAACACLRRAGLPPPGPWALPALLRSAARCEGAGAYVGGAHALAVRVGSLEDGFVGTALVGAYAVCGCVGDARKVFDGMAVRDVVSWGVMLDRSLFTMLRRASLVQAVESYRLRLEGPGFESRSPRIARARVRLATDTLPQTLHRAGALCTGYCQTRNYKEALLLFAKMKNSGVLPDQLILATVLSACGHIRHLRTGRAIHSYMLVSDILISAHLSSALINLYATCANMEMAEKLYNGMPRKDLVSSTAMVFGYARNRKVEIARSIFDGMPEKDVVSWSAMVSGYADSNQPNEALSLFNDMQECGIRPDEVTMLSVISACASLGSLDKAKWIHAFIKNNGLNKILNIYNTLIDMFAKCGGINLAFNIFNEMPQKNVITWTSMITAFAMHGDGKSALCLFEQMKNEGVEPNEVTFLNLLYACCHAGLVHEGRSLFSSMVQQYGIEPKHEHYGCMVDLLGRAKLMQEAVNLIESMHLGPNVPIWGSLLAACWMHGDLKLGAFAAKKILQLDPNHGGASVLLSKIYMKSDNLNDAQEVREVMKLHGVSKETGLSWMS, from the exons ATGGACCCGCAtgtgcaccaccaccacctgcgTCAGCTCCAAGCCGTCCTCCTCCGCCGCGGCCACCCCATCCCCACGCCGCCGGCGACCCACTCGGACCCCGACCGGGCGTACCTCGCCACCATCCGTGCAGCCGCCTCCATCCCACGCCTCGTGCTCGCTGCCTGCGCCTGCCTCCGCCGCGCCGGCCTGCCCCCACCGGGGCCCTGGGCGCTTCCTGCCCTACTCCGCTCCGCTGCTCGCTGCGAGGGTGCTGGCGCGTACGTCGGAGGCGCGCACGCGCTGGCAGTCAGGGTTGGGTCACTAGAGGATGGGTTCGTCGGAACCGCGCTGGTCGGGGCATATGCGGTGTGCGGATGTGTGGGGGACGCGCGGAAAGTGTTTGATGGAATGGCCGTGCGGGACGTCGTCTCCTGGGGCGTCATGCTTGATAG ATCTTTGTTTACCATGCTGAGAAGGGcgagcctggtgcaagcggtagagtcttaccgcctgcgactggaaggtcccgggttcgagtcgcggtctcctcgcattgcacgggcgagggtaaggcttgccactgacacccttccccagactctgcacagagcgggagctctctgcactgg TTATTGTCAGACTCGGAACTACAAAGAAGCTTTGCTTCTATTTGCTAAGATGAAGAATTCTGGAGTTCTTCCAGACCAATTGATCCTTGCTACTGTTCTATCAGCTTGTGGGCATATAAGGCATTTGAGAACTGGAAGAGCCATCCACTCATACATGTTGGTGTCAGACATTCTTATCAGTGCTCACCTCAGTAGTGCTCTCATAAATTTGTATGCTACTTGTGCGAACATGGAGATGGCAGAAAAGCTATATAATGGGATGCCAAGGAAGGACTTGGTATCATCAACTGCCATGGTTTTTGGGTACGCCAGGAACAGAAAAGTTGAGATTGCTCGCTCTATATTTGATGGAATGCCAGAGAAGGATGTGGTATCTTGGAGTGCTATGGTATCAGGATATGCTGATAGTAACCAACCTAATGAAGCATTGAGTCTGTTCAATGATATGCAGGAGTGTGGTATCAGGCCTGATGAAGTTACCATGTTAAGTGTCATATCTGCATGTGCTAGTTTAGGTTCCCTCGATAAAGCCAAATGGATCCATGCCTTCATTAAGAATAATGGGTTGAATAAGATATTGAACATTTACAATACTCTTATTGATATGTTCGCCaaatgtgggggtattaaccttgCATTTAATATCTTCAATGAAATGCCTCAGAAGAATGTCATCACCTGGACAAGTATGATTACTGCTTTTGCTATGCATGGCGATGGAAAATCTGCCTTATGTCTGTTTGAGCAGATGAAAAATGAAGGCGTTGAACCCAATGAAGTGACATTTCTTAATTTACTTTATGCTTGCTGTCATGCTGGTCTAGTTCATGAAGGCCGTTCATTGTTTAGCTCTATGGTTCAACAATACGGGATTGAACCCAAGCATGAGCACTATGGTTGTATGGTGGATCTTCTAGGAAGGGCTAAACTTATGCAAGAAGCAGTTAATCTCATAGAGTCAATGCACTTAGGGCCTAATGTGCCTATCTGGGGATCTCTTTTAGCAGCATGCTGGATGCATGGTGATCTCAAGCTCGGCGCATTTGCTGCCAAGAAAATTTTGCAGTTGGATCCTAATCATGGCGGAGCATCTGTGCTTTTATCAAAGATATACATGAAAtctgataacttgaatgatgctCAGGAGGTGAGGGAAGTAATGAAACTCCACGGAGTCTCAAAAGAAACAGGCTTGAGTTGGATGAGCTGA